The following proteins come from a genomic window of Deltaproteobacteria bacterium:
- a CDS encoding tetratricopeptide repeat protein has translation MTHPPPAQFPARTIVAIVLLAGCLGAFAACATAPRSGEEWGAVRMEVDPEGELPPRFWDSVELMQKAAAAFNDKKYDDALELYLTLIDKFPEERSFPLALFNAALCYEELGKFDEALGLYARLEAMPGPTYAPSVLLGRKAACHEEKQSWAEAEAALVKMTQLFSISEIERINALARLGVVRFEMGRYEEAKATLIEALEERYRRGGLQRLAVDTTYIAKGWFYLGQVYLMQYERIELVGDEGELKARLLAKADLLVRARVYFYRSIETYQLWWMSASLHQLGWGYETFYDAVMNAPLPSDLAPGERDIYVRKLESRVATVIKKAEEAYRKNVDLDRRYDLKSPWAKKSADRLEALHAARSPKP, from the coding sequence ATGACGCACCCGCCCCCGGCGCAATTCCCGGCCCGGACGATCGTCGCGATCGTCCTGCTCGCCGGGTGCCTGGGGGCGTTCGCCGCGTGCGCCACCGCACCCCGTTCGGGCGAAGAGTGGGGCGCGGTGCGCATGGAGGTCGATCCCGAAGGCGAACTGCCGCCGCGGTTTTGGGACTCGGTCGAGCTGATGCAAAAAGCCGCCGCCGCGTTCAACGACAAGAAGTACGACGACGCGCTCGAACTCTATCTCACCCTGATCGACAAGTTTCCCGAGGAACGTTCGTTTCCGCTCGCGCTCTTCAATGCCGCGCTGTGCTACGAGGAACTCGGGAAATTCGACGAGGCGCTCGGCCTGTACGCTCGGCTCGAGGCGATGCCCGGGCCGACCTACGCGCCGTCGGTGCTGCTGGGTCGAAAGGCCGCGTGCCACGAGGAAAAACAGAGTTGGGCCGAGGCCGAGGCCGCGCTCGTGAAGATGACGCAGCTCTTTTCAATCAGCGAGATCGAGCGGATCAACGCGCTCGCAAGACTCGGCGTGGTTCGTTTCGAGATGGGCCGCTACGAAGAGGCGAAGGCGACGTTGATCGAGGCGCTCGAAGAGCGCTATCGCCGGGGCGGCCTGCAGCGTCTCGCGGTGGACACCACGTATATCGCCAAGGGGTGGTTCTATCTCGGCCAAGTCTACCTGATGCAATACGAACGCATCGAACTGGTGGGCGACGAGGGCGAGCTCAAGGCGAGGCTGTTGGCCAAGGCCGATCTGCTGGTGCGCGCGCGCGTCTATTTCTATCGATCGATCGAGACGTATCAGCTCTGGTGGATGAGCGCGAGCCTGCACCAGCTCGGCTGGGGATACGAGACGTTTTACGACGCCGTGATGAACGCGCCGTTGCCGTCGGATCTCGCGCCGGGTGAGCGCGACATTTACGTGCGCAAGCTGGAATCGCGCGTCGCGACCGTGATAAAAAAGGCCGAGGAAGCCTACAGGAAAAACGTCGATCTGGACCGGCGCTACGATCTCAAATCGCCGTGGGCGAAGAAGTCCGCCGATCGCCTGGAGGCGCTGCACGCGGCCCGGTCGCCAAAACCGTGA
- a CDS encoding acyl-CoA dehydrogenase, producing the protein MLLNPAKLTRPYPDARSAEIMRKTVEFFEKKGKAAIKRDDREQTWYADFLQFVKTNRVFADLLTPAPYGGPDSRWDTWRNCEFNEILGFYGLAYWYTWQVSILGLGPIWMSPNETAKKRAAAALADGAIFGFGLSEKEHGADVYSTDMMLKPLGEGAYLAEGDKYYIGNGNEAAMVSVFAKITGTDDYTFFAVNSQHPKYECVQNVCASQNYVSEFRLHDYPINDDDILSRGPAAWDSALNTVNIGKYNLGWASIGMCTHSLYEAMRHAANRRLYGMAVTDFPHVKQMFVDAYARLVAMKLFALRAADYMRTASAEDRRYLLYNPIVKMKVTTQGEEVMNLMWDVIAAKGFEKSTFFEMAARDIRALPKLEGTVHVNIALIVKFMPNFFFAPADYPEIPRVDDARNDDFLFRQGPAKGLGKIQFHDYNKAYALFDTPNVGVFREQIEVFREFLMNATPGAEQQKDIDFLLAIGEIFTLVAYGQLILENAKIYGIDADHVDQIFDFMVRDFSRFALGVHGKPSSTAEQMEYCVKMIRKPVVDAARYARIWENAVYPLKDAYELKD; encoded by the coding sequence ATGCTGCTCAACCCCGCGAAGCTCACGCGCCCCTACCCCGACGCCCGGTCGGCCGAGATCATGCGAAAGACCGTCGAATTCTTCGAGAAGAAGGGAAAGGCGGCCATCAAGCGGGACGACCGCGAGCAGACCTGGTACGCCGACTTCCTGCAGTTTGTGAAGACGAACCGCGTCTTTGCCGATCTGCTCACGCCCGCGCCTTATGGCGGCCCCGATTCGCGCTGGGACACGTGGCGCAATTGCGAGTTCAACGAGATCCTCGGGTTTTACGGCCTCGCCTATTGGTACACGTGGCAGGTGTCGATTCTCGGTCTCGGCCCGATCTGGATGTCGCCGAACGAGACGGCGAAGAAGCGCGCGGCGGCGGCGCTGGCCGACGGAGCGATTTTCGGATTCGGTCTGTCGGAGAAGGAGCACGGCGCGGACGTGTACTCCACCGACATGATGCTCAAGCCGCTGGGCGAAGGCGCGTATCTCGCCGAGGGCGACAAGTACTACATCGGCAACGGCAACGAGGCCGCGATGGTGTCGGTGTTCGCCAAGATCACCGGCACGGACGACTACACCTTCTTCGCCGTCAACTCGCAGCATCCCAAGTACGAGTGCGTGCAGAACGTGTGCGCGAGCCAGAACTACGTATCCGAGTTCCGACTGCACGACTACCCGATCAACGACGACGACATCCTTTCGCGCGGGCCGGCGGCTTGGGACTCGGCGCTCAACACGGTCAACATCGGCAAATACAACCTGGGCTGGGCGTCGATCGGCATGTGCACGCACTCGCTGTACGAGGCGATGCGCCATGCGGCCAACCGGCGGCTCTACGGCATGGCCGTCACGGACTTCCCGCACGTGAAGCAGATGTTCGTCGATGCCTACGCGCGGCTCGTCGCCATGAAGCTTTTCGCGCTGCGCGCCGCCGACTACATGCGCACGGCATCGGCCGAGGACCGGCGCTATCTGCTCTACAACCCGATCGTGAAGATGAAGGTCACCACGCAGGGCGAAGAGGTGATGAACCTGATGTGGGACGTCATCGCCGCCAAGGGATTCGAGAAGAGCACGTTCTTCGAGATGGCCGCCCGCGACATCCGTGCGCTGCCCAAGCTCGAGGGCACGGTACACGTCAACATCGCGCTCATCGTGAAGTTCATGCCCAACTTCTTCTTCGCGCCCGCGGACTATCCCGAGATTCCCCGCGTGGACGACGCGCGCAACGACGACTTCCTTTTCCGTCAGGGGCCGGCGAAGGGGCTTGGGAAGATCCAGTTCCACGACTACAACAAGGCGTACGCGCTGTTCGACACGCCGAACGTGGGCGTGTTCCGCGAGCAGATCGAGGTGTTCCGCGAGTTCCTGATGAACGCGACGCCGGGCGCCGAGCAGCAGAAGGACATCGATTTCCTGCTCGCGATCGGCGAGATCTTCACGCTCGTGGCCTACGGACAACTGATTTTGGAGAACGCGAAAATCTACGGCATCGACGCCGATCACGTCGATCAGATCTTCGATTTCATGGTGCGCGACTTTTCGCGCTTCGCGCTCGGCGTTCACGGCAAGCCGTCCTCCACCGCGGAGCAGATGGAATACTGCGTGAAGATGATCCGAAAACCCGTAGTCGACGCGGCACGCTACGCACGCATCTGGGAAAACGCGGTGTATCCGCTCAAGGACGCCTACGAACTGAAGGACTAA
- a CDS encoding AgmX/PglI C-terminal domain-containing protein: MDDFLKDESLDLIEATLEGKTGVFEKTYSVGELIAKRYRVEKVLGRGNIGRVYQVVDAQGRPFAVKTIYARFCAHEAVAGRLEQLVARLSSTRHHNLVPVLESGRSDDLLYLRMPLQKARPLSQALAATMSKAKKTGIPAKQIRQIVESVAEGCKAVGFDLPHLNLLPKNMFVGPQGLALADAGLMHAVLPALSPDEFAVMDGLEFFAPELKAGREVGCAADTFSLGALVYSLATVSKPPAHVGDIALIGELPEALADVIRYAMDPDPAERYPHVAAFHEAIDRVFDGLSAPPPKPQLHLVTPLEPEDLGLEEDIGDLFDAGTIEVAPLPAVSAESTTATDAHEAAEAWEDFRRDVDETQSIRIEDEAIEVFDETPEPAAPEPIEPEPAPRAPEPPAVEEPAFEETAIEEAFEEEIVEPILERTPEPVSHPEFGEIGEAAAEAVEPLSEIATAEEPEDVLDLIDADAFVREPEARRAQEPELAPDEAIDRILADVEDTTATRQAEIEQRFFETLDAQDESFAPKADAAAAAVERVFGDALDFEHEAELPHIGRPFEQVPEPLPAPAAPKPPIRPRDFERPEVAAPKAPPSRAMFYAAVAVVLVAALAVIYWFQIRPRFQAPSVVAPVVEQPEAPPDVIAPQAPGDAAHDATAPDVVPDVAGTKPGSKPSSPTEKPVKPTPGVSEAPTPPPVASSEGPVAPPIATPTPGGVAPGDSPGGLKTALTAAEIGSVMEGIKGRISYCFTRGLEQNPEMGGVSLVQFTIEPDGSVSGASVVESSLDAPDADECLRRRVLRAKFPAFAGPPKTVKFPFKYSQ, translated from the coding sequence TTGGACGATTTTCTCAAGGACGAAAGCCTCGACCTGATCGAAGCGACCCTGGAAGGCAAAACCGGGGTTTTCGAGAAGACGTACAGCGTCGGCGAGCTGATCGCCAAACGCTACCGCGTCGAGAAGGTGCTGGGCCGCGGCAATATCGGCCGCGTCTATCAGGTCGTCGATGCCCAAGGGCGACCGTTCGCCGTCAAGACCATCTACGCCCGGTTTTGCGCCCACGAAGCGGTCGCCGGGCGGCTCGAGCAGCTCGTCGCGCGCCTGTCGTCCACCCGCCACCACAACCTCGTGCCGGTGCTCGAGTCGGGTCGCAGCGACGATCTGCTCTACCTGCGCATGCCGCTTCAGAAGGCGCGTCCGCTCAGCCAGGCGCTGGCGGCGACGATGTCCAAGGCGAAGAAAACCGGCATCCCCGCCAAACAGATCCGGCAGATCGTCGAGTCGGTCGCCGAGGGCTGCAAGGCGGTCGGATTCGATCTGCCGCACCTGAACCTGCTGCCCAAGAACATGTTCGTGGGTCCTCAGGGCCTCGCACTCGCCGATGCGGGGCTCATGCACGCGGTGCTGCCCGCGCTTTCGCCCGACGAATTTGCGGTGATGGACGGACTGGAGTTTTTCGCGCCCGAGCTCAAGGCGGGGCGCGAGGTCGGATGCGCCGCGGACACTTTCAGCCTCGGCGCGCTCGTGTATTCGCTCGCGACGGTCTCGAAGCCGCCCGCGCACGTCGGGGACATCGCGCTGATCGGCGAACTGCCCGAGGCGCTGGCCGACGTGATTCGCTACGCGATGGACCCCGATCCCGCGGAGCGTTATCCGCACGTCGCGGCGTTCCACGAGGCGATCGATCGCGTCTTCGACGGACTGTCCGCGCCGCCGCCCAAGCCCCAACTTCATCTGGTCACACCGCTCGAGCCCGAGGATCTGGGGCTCGAGGAAGACATCGGAGACCTTTTCGACGCCGGCACCATCGAGGTCGCCCCGCTGCCCGCCGTTTCCGCGGAGTCCACCACCGCCACCGACGCCCACGAGGCCGCCGAGGCGTGGGAGGATTTCCGTCGCGACGTGGACGAAACCCAGTCGATTCGCATCGAGGACGAGGCGATCGAGGTCTTCGACGAGACTCCCGAACCAGCCGCGCCGGAACCGATCGAGCCGGAGCCCGCGCCGCGCGCGCCGGAGCCGCCCGCCGTCGAGGAACCCGCGTTCGAGGAAACGGCGATCGAGGAGGCGTTCGAGGAAGAGATCGTCGAGCCCATTCTCGAGCGCACGCCCGAGCCTGTGTCCCATCCCGAGTTTGGGGAAATCGGCGAAGCGGCGGCGGAGGCGGTTGAACCGCTTTCGGAAATCGCGACGGCCGAAGAACCCGAAGACGTGCTCGACCTCATCGACGCCGACGCCTTCGTGCGCGAGCCCGAGGCACGACGAGCGCAGGAACCCGAACTTGCGCCCGACGAGGCGATCGATCGGATTCTCGCCGACGTTGAGGACACGACCGCGACGCGTCAGGCCGAGATCGAGCAGCGTTTCTTCGAAACGCTCGACGCGCAGGACGAGAGTTTCGCGCCGAAGGCCGACGCGGCGGCCGCGGCCGTGGAACGCGTGTTCGGCGATGCGCTCGATTTCGAACACGAAGCGGAGTTGCCGCACATCGGTCGGCCGTTCGAGCAGGTCCCCGAGCCGCTGCCCGCTCCCGCCGCGCCCAAGCCGCCGATCCGTCCGCGCGATTTCGAACGGCCCGAGGTCGCCGCGCCCAAGGCGCCGCCGAGCCGGGCGATGTTTTACGCCGCGGTCGCGGTGGTGCTCGTCGCCGCCCTCGCGGTGATCTACTGGTTCCAGATCCGGCCCCGGTTCCAGGCCCCATCGGTCGTCGCACCGGTCGTCGAACAGCCCGAGGCGCCGCCCGACGTCATCGCGCCGCAGGCCCCCGGGGATGCGGCCCACGACGCCACGGCACCGGATGTCGTTCCGGACGTCGCGGGAACGAAACCCGGATCGAAACCGTCTTCGCCCACCGAGAAACCCGTGAAGCCCACGCCGGGGGTGAGCGAAGCACCCACGCCGCCGCCGGTGGCGTCGAGCGAAGGACCGGTCGCGCCCCCCATCGCAACCCCTACTCCGGGCGGCGTCGCGCCGGGTGATTCGCCGGGCGGCCTCAAGACCGCGCTCACCGCCGCGGAAATCGGCTCCGTGATGGAAGGCATCAAAGGCCGCATCTCGTACTGCTTCACGCGCGGGCTCGAACAAAACCCGGAGATGGGTGGCGTCTCTCTCGTGCAGTTCACGATCGAACCCGATGGCAGCGTGTCGGGCGCGAGCGTGGTCGAGTCGAGCCTCGACGCCCCTGATGCCGACGAATGCCTGCGCCGCCGCGTGCTGCGCGCCAAGTTCCCGGCGTTCGCCGGACCCCCCAAGACGGTCAAGTTCCCCTTCAAGTATTCGCAATGA
- a CDS encoding SidA/IucD/PvdA family monooxygenase, with protein MLDWIVIGGGIQGTHLALVLIEEIGVPRDRLRIVDPHPLLCERWRQLAENTGMAYLRSPGVHHIGLRSFSIDAFVRTETGRPHRRFVPPYNRPATRLFNAHSLAVIKGHALESLHLMTRASGLRAEGDGPERVWHVRTPQGDLATRNVLLAFGHTEQPRWPDWAVRLAATERPIRHIFDDHFRRKEIRHWEHIAVVGGGLSGATLALALADAKQGRVTLITRGEVRVEQFDSDPGWLGPKLLAGFWAENDYVKRREMVDEARNRGTVPPDVAEGLRRAVREGRLAHVVAPEIEAMGDGPGGIALRLAGERFEAERIILATGLEKRRPGSPWMDRVIDEHALPVAPCGYPILKQDLEWAPGLYAAGAFAELELGPAARNIAGARSAAERLVQTHKSRLA; from the coding sequence ATGCTGGATTGGATCGTCATCGGCGGAGGCATTCAGGGAACGCACCTCGCGCTCGTGCTCATCGAGGAGATCGGCGTCCCGCGAGATCGGCTGCGCATCGTGGATCCGCACCCGCTGCTGTGCGAACGCTGGCGGCAACTCGCGGAAAACACCGGCATGGCCTACCTGCGTTCGCCGGGTGTGCATCACATCGGACTGCGCTCGTTTTCGATCGACGCCTTCGTGCGCACCGAGACGGGGCGACCGCATCGCCGGTTCGTCCCGCCCTACAACCGCCCGGCGACGAGGCTGTTCAACGCACACTCGCTGGCTGTCATCAAGGGTCATGCACTCGAATCGCTGCATCTAATGACGCGCGCGTCGGGGCTGCGCGCCGAGGGCGACGGACCAGAACGTGTGTGGCACGTGCGCACCCCGCAGGGCGATCTGGCGACGCGAAACGTGTTGCTGGCGTTCGGTCACACGGAGCAACCACGTTGGCCGGACTGGGCCGTGCGTCTGGCGGCGACCGAGCGACCGATTCGGCACATCTTCGACGATCACTTTCGCCGCAAAGAAATCCGGCACTGGGAGCACATCGCGGTTGTGGGCGGCGGACTTTCGGGCGCGACGCTCGCCCTCGCGCTCGCCGACGCAAAGCAAGGGCGCGTTACGCTCATCACGCGCGGCGAGGTCCGAGTCGAACAATTCGACAGCGATCCCGGCTGGCTCGGGCCGAAACTGCTCGCCGGGTTTTGGGCCGAGAATGACTACGTGAAACGACGGGAGATGGTGGACGAGGCCCGCAACCGGGGCACCGTGCCGCCTGACGTGGCCGAGGGCCTGCGCCGCGCGGTGCGCGAAGGCCGCCTCGCCCACGTCGTCGCGCCCGAGATCGAGGCGATGGGCGACGGGCCCGGCGGCATCGCGCTGCGCCTCGCGGGCGAGCGTTTCGAAGCCGAGCGGATCATCCTGGCCACGGGGTTGGAGAAGCGGCGCCCCGGTTCTCCGTGGATGGACCGCGTGATCGACGAGCACGCCCTGCCCGTCGCGCCGTGCGGATATCCGATTCTCAAGCAGGATCTCGAGTGGGCGCCGGGGCTCTACGCGGCGGGGGCTTTCGCGGAACTGGAACTGGGACCAGCAGCCCGCAACATCGCCGGGGCGCGCTCGGCGGCCGAGCGACTGGTCCAAACGCACAAATCCCGCCTCGCCTGA
- a CDS encoding 4Fe-4S binding protein, producing MAYRIVDRCIACGVCLDACEKDAILTGDIYRILTERCGGCGMCADVCPVDAAKPSLVDDFAVAANS from the coding sequence ATCGCCTACCGAATCGTCGACCGGTGCATCGCCTGCGGAGTCTGCCTCGACGCGTGCGAGAAAGACGCCATTCTGACAGGCGACATCTACCGCATTCTGACCGAGCGCTGCGGGGGATGCGGAATGTGCGCCGACGTTTGTCCGGTCGACGCGGCGAAGCCGTCCCTCGTGGACGACTTCGCGGTGGCCGCGAACTCGTAA
- a CDS encoding thioesterase family protein: MGDGFSRAFVVRWADLDFNGHMKNTAYLDVCGDVRMMFFEANGFSMREFERRRVGPVIVRDEVEYFREMRLLEPFVVDIRLVGMSDDAVRFRIRNAFAREDGKPVARVTSTGGWFDLAERKLVAPPDELAEVIRAMPRTDDYETLPPAKRP; the protein is encoded by the coding sequence ATGGGTGACGGATTCTCCCGCGCGTTCGTGGTTCGGTGGGCCGATCTGGACTTCAACGGCCACATGAAGAACACGGCCTATCTCGACGTCTGCGGCGACGTGCGCATGATGTTTTTCGAAGCGAACGGCTTTTCGATGCGCGAGTTCGAGCGACGGCGCGTGGGGCCGGTGATCGTGCGAGACGAGGTGGAGTATTTTCGCGAAATGCGTCTGCTGGAGCCCTTCGTGGTGGATATCCGACTCGTCGGGATGAGCGACGACGCAGTGCGTTTTCGCATCCGAAACGCATTCGCCCGCGAGGACGGCAAGCCGGTTGCGCGTGTGACGAGCACGGGCGGGTGGTTCGATCTCGCCGAGCGAAAGCTCGTCGCGCCGCCGGACGAACTGGCCGAGGTCATCCGCGCCATGCCGCGCACGGACGATTACGAGACGTTGCCGCCCGCGAAACGTCCCTGA
- a CDS encoding type II toxin-antitoxin system RelE/ParE family toxin, with translation MSYSVHVKKSAEKEIRSLPIRIRESVVQALIDLESDPTPKGRCRALRSPLNGFRIRIGDWRILYTIDDVTREVMVFSVSHRREAYR, from the coding sequence ATGAGCTACTCGGTTCACGTCAAGAAATCGGCGGAAAAAGAAATCCGATCGCTTCCCATCCGCATCCGCGAAAGCGTCGTGCAGGCCCTGATCGATCTTGAAAGTGATCCGACGCCCAAAGGGCGCTGTCGGGCTCTGCGTTCGCCGCTGAACGGATTCCGCATTCGAATCGGCGATTGGCGAATCCTGTACACGATTGACGACGTCACTCGTGAAGTGATGGTTTTCTCCGTATCCCATCGACGCGAAGCGTATCGTTAG
- a CDS encoding DUF3108 domain-containing protein, whose amino-acid sequence MTAKRLGLFVLATTLVLAGTVFAAEFAGENLEYEFGWKGIAAANASVQIAEMACDGPCYAANIDIKGKPYLDMIWRVRDRIKTWAVKADYSPRKYVFYQREGGFELDTEIVLDKAEGLLKATRFRKDKGKALTPKKAQSAGVFCPLSAILYMRAQPLEPGQRYTANVFDGKREHVIEWKVEGREKTKVPAGEFDAKRISAQVIKSNVADESSKVEKVRKVTIWVADAPNHLVLRVETQALWGHIYGELIKK is encoded by the coding sequence ATGACGGCAAAACGGCTGGGCCTGTTTGTTCTCGCGACAACGCTCGTGCTGGCCGGCACGGTGTTCGCGGCGGAATTTGCCGGCGAGAACCTGGAATACGAATTCGGCTGGAAGGGCATCGCCGCGGCGAACGCGTCGGTGCAGATCGCCGAGATGGCGTGCGACGGCCCGTGTTACGCGGCGAACATCGACATCAAGGGCAAGCCCTATCTCGACATGATCTGGCGGGTGCGCGACCGCATCAAGACCTGGGCGGTCAAGGCCGATTACTCCCCGCGCAAATACGTGTTCTATCAGCGCGAGGGCGGTTTCGAACTTGATACCGAGATCGTGCTCGACAAGGCCGAGGGGCTCCTGAAGGCGACGCGCTTCCGCAAAGACAAGGGCAAGGCGCTCACGCCCAAGAAGGCGCAGTCGGCGGGGGTATTCTGTCCGTTGTCGGCGATCCTCTACATGCGAGCGCAGCCGCTGGAACCCGGACAGCGCTATACCGCGAATGTGTTCGACGGAAAGCGCGAGCACGTGATCGAGTGGAAGGTCGAAGGACGCGAAAAGACCAAGGTGCCGGCCGGCGAGTTCGACGCCAAACGCATCTCGGCGCAGGTCATCAAATCGAACGTCGCCGATGAATCCAGCAAGGTGGAGAAGGTCCGTAAGGTGACGATCTGGGTCGCCGACGCGCCGAACCACCTTGTCCTCAGGGTCGAGACACAGGCCCTTTGGGGCCACATTTACGGCGAACTCATCAAGAAGTAA
- a CDS encoding ferredoxin family protein, which yields MTYVVTENCDNCKYTDCVDVCPVDAFHEGPTMLYINPDSCIDCDSCVEECPVEAIFPDDEVPDQYKPYTKVNEEMSRKYPVITEKKDPLPTARTIDEIKAAKNR from the coding sequence ATGACCTACGTCGTCACCGAGAACTGCGACAACTGCAAATACACCGACTGCGTCGACGTGTGCCCGGTGGATGCGTTCCACGAGGGTCCGACGATGCTCTACATCAACCCGGATTCCTGCATCGACTGCGACTCGTGCGTCGAGGAGTGCCCGGTCGAGGCCATCTTCCCCGACGACGAAGTGCCGGACCAGTACAAGCCGTACACCAAGGTCAACGAGGAGATGTCGCGCAAGTACCCGGTCATCACCGAGAAAAAAGACCCGCTGCCCACGGCGCGCACCATCGACGAGATCAAGGCCGCGAAAAACCGCTAG
- a CDS encoding nucleotidyltransferase substrate binding protein yields MPLELENLKNAVEALGKVIAKSEDGVFMSGLDDVARNAVKSGVIQHFEFTYELCWKFIKRWLETNIAHAVADGVTRRELFRMAAENRLIDDVERWMRHHDARNRTSHTYDPNTAENVWLAARDFAGDARGLLAALTARND; encoded by the coding sequence ATGCCGCTGGAACTGGAAAACCTGAAAAACGCCGTCGAGGCTCTCGGGAAAGTGATCGCGAAAAGCGAGGACGGCGTGTTCATGTCGGGGCTCGACGACGTGGCTCGAAATGCCGTCAAGTCGGGCGTTATCCAGCATTTCGAATTTACGTACGAGCTGTGCTGGAAATTCATCAAGCGCTGGCTGGAAACCAATATTGCCCATGCGGTCGCCGACGGCGTGACCCGGCGCGAACTGTTCCGCATGGCGGCGGAAAATCGACTGATCGATGATGTCGAGCGGTGGATGCGTCACCACGATGCGCGCAACCGCACGTCGCACACGTACGATCCGAACACCGCCGAAAACGTCTGGCTGGCCGCCCGCGATTTCGCGGGAGACGCCCGGGGGCTGCTCGCCGCCTTGACCGCGCGAAATGATTGA
- a CDS encoding 4Fe-4S binding protein, with amino-acid sequence MAVCHITDECIACGACLDECPKHCITEGAVYVVDQSLCDGCGNCADACPVDCCIIE; translated from the coding sequence ATGGCCGTTTGTCACATCACCGATGAATGCATCGCCTGCGGAGCATGCCTCGACGAGTGCCCCAAGCACTGCATCACCGAGGGCGCCGTTTATGTCGTCGACCAGAGCCTGTGCGACGGGTGCGGAAACTGCGCCGACGCCTGCCCGGTCGATTGCTGCATCATCGAGTAA
- a CDS encoding acyltransferase family protein: protein MNTRQRRRAVALAQKILPAEEFAKFESIAVRDMGFGFDAFGMEKETALLGYAVGYWLYKYYFRVESRGQEHIPPGRVLVTPNHSGVLPIDGGLIWVDLVHRLLPSRLARAVVDNFLGDLPYVSTFFYRAGQIVGARRNFEDLLRANELVIVFPEGAKGTGKFFWRRYRLLEFHVGFVELALRFGAPIVPTAVIGGEEQAPMFFDIKPIARLLGFPYFPVTPFFPHLGVLGGLPLPVKYDITYGPALDFSTQYGPDAVNDPEVVRMLADRVRLTVQGMVDDALARRESVFGFGRTG, encoded by the coding sequence ATGAACACCCGCCAGCGACGCCGCGCCGTGGCCCTCGCCCAAAAAATCCTGCCCGCCGAGGAATTCGCAAAGTTCGAGTCGATCGCCGTGCGCGACATGGGCTTCGGATTCGATGCATTCGGGATGGAAAAGGAAACTGCGCTGCTCGGCTATGCGGTGGGATACTGGCTCTACAAATACTACTTCCGCGTCGAGAGCCGCGGGCAGGAGCACATCCCGCCGGGGCGCGTGCTCGTCACCCCAAACCACTCGGGTGTGCTGCCCATCGATGGTGGCTTGATCTGGGTCGATCTCGTCCACCGGCTTCTGCCGTCGCGCCTGGCGCGCGCCGTAGTCGACAACTTCCTGGGCGATCTGCCTTACGTCTCGACGTTCTTTTACCGCGCCGGCCAAATCGTGGGCGCGCGGCGCAATTTCGAGGACCTGCTGCGCGCGAACGAACTGGTGATCGTGTTCCCCGAGGGTGCGAAGGGCACGGGCAAGTTTTTCTGGCGGCGTTACCGGCTGCTGGAATTCCACGTGGGATTTGTCGAGCTCGCGCTGCGTTTCGGCGCGCCCATCGTGCCGACCGCGGTGATCGGCGGCGAGGAACAGGCGCCGATGTTTTTCGACATCAAGCCGATCGCGCGCCTGCTCGGGTTTCCCTACTTTCCCGTCACGCCGTTTTTCCCGCACCTGGGCGTGCTCGGCGGTCTGCCGCTGCCGGTGAAGTACGACATCACTTACGGCCCGGCGCTCGATTTCTCGACGCAGTACGGCCCCGACGCGGTGAACGACCCCGAAGTGGTGCGGATGCTCGCCGACCGCGTGCGCCTGACGGTGCAGGGCATGGTGGACGACGCCCTCGCCCGGCGCGAGAGCGTGTTCGGATTCGGACGGACCGGCTAG
- a CDS encoding nucleotidyltransferase domain-containing protein: protein MIDAKPNDIETIRGILRRHVPGCEVRVFGSRVNGRAKPWSDLDIAIVGPGRIDDDTMRLLREAFEDSDISFRVDVVDWHAVSESFRRVIANGYEILVTSS from the coding sequence ATGATTGACGCGAAGCCGAATGACATTGAAACGATTCGCGGCATCCTGCGCCGACACGTTCCGGGGTGCGAGGTTCGCGTGTTCGGTTCGCGCGTGAACGGACGCGCCAAGCCGTGGTCGGATCTCGACATCGCGATCGTCGGCCCGGGCCGAATTGACGACGACACGATGCGCCTGCTCCGCGAGGCCTTCGAGGACTCCGACATATCGTTCCGCGTGGATGTGGTCGACTGGCACGCGGTTTCGGAGAGCTTTCGCCGAGTGATCGCGAACGGCTACGAGATTCTCGTCACCTCTTCGTGA